The DNA sequence CTGAGATTCCGATGCTATCAACGGCACTAGTTCCAAAGATAACTGAAAGGTCAGGATGTTGTTTTAGCATTTGAAATGTTTGTTCTGTTCCTTGAATTTTGTTTAGATTTGAACTCTTAGTCGAAACGACTTCTACTCTGGAATCCATAGCAATCGCATCTTGAAAGCCTTGGATTCGTTCATTTAAGTTATTCGCTAGTAAACTACCAGTAATAATTCCAACCTTGGTAGGTCCTGTTGCTTCTTCCAAGACAAGCAGACCGATGTCATAGCCAGCTTGGTAATTATTTGTTCCGACGTAGGGGATATGATGATTATCTTCATAATCAGAATCTACTAATATAACGGGTATTCCTTTTTCAGTTGCTTTATCAATGACAGCTTCAAATTCATGGGATAAGCCTTGGGTTAAGATGCCATCCACTTTGGAAGCGATCGCCATTTCAAGGAGTTTAATATGGTCTTCAATATTTGTTTGCTTTGTCCCCCAATACTCAATTGTGGCATTGTGCTTTTCTGATGCAGCTTCAGCACCTTTATAAAGAGTCTGTAAATAGTGACTATCTAACTCTTGAACGATAAGAACAAAATGCAATTTAGTTTCATCATGATGTTGACTTGAGATAACAGGTTCATCAAAATAGAGAGTTTGTTGAAAAAAATGATAGGTGAGTAGTAATGAAAGGAGAATAATCATAAGAAATATTGTTGAAATAAAATAATTAGTTTTCATCGCTCACACCCCTCACCAATAATAAAAGCGCTTACATAAAACAAGTATACTATAAAAAGGAAATATTCAAAGTAGGAAAATAAAAGCTTTTATTTTAAAAGAGATAAGAGGGAAGGCTAGATAGGAAAGAGATATAGTAAGGTAAATTGAGAAGAGGGTGAGACAAAGGGGGTTTACCCTTTTGTCTCACCCTCAAAGCAAGTTGTGAGTGATGCAATTTCTGACGTGATAAGCTAGTTATGTTCCAGCACTAGCTTAGAATCATATTAGGTTACTAATTGCCTTCTATCAATTTCGTTTTTGAGAAGGGTAATGAAATCCTCGTCCAACTTTCCATGACATGCGAGTAAGTAGGCTTTTATCAATTGGCTATCAGATAATCGTCTCATTGTATCCTCCTCATCGTTTTTTTGAAATAGTTATATAACTTCTTCCCTATCAATAAGAGGTCTAAACTACTTTTGGACGATTTGTAGCAATACTTTCAGCGCAGAAACGTTATCTTTTGAGACAGAAGGACGACTCATTATCAGAGGACTTTGTAGCTGGTCTTAAACGAGGATAAAGATAATTCCTAAGAATAAACAGAGCGGGTTGTATATTAGTGTGTCGTTGGTGGCAAATGTTGAGCCTTTGACTTTTTTAAAAAGGCCCATATACTTGAAATCACCAATTGTTCGAAGAATGAAGACGATACCAACGATAATCGAGCCCCGTTGTGTTAAAGCATTTTGAGCCATAACAGAAGTGTAATTGGCCTGAACAAAAAGGAGTCCAGCTCCTGCCAACAGGAGCAACGCAACTACAATGGTTTCTGCTTTTCTCGGTACAAAAGCGGGAGCATCGCTATTTACTTTCCTCGGAACGGCTCCATTTACTCCCCATGTCCCTCCGAATGTCCAATAAACGTGAATGCCACTTAGAAGTACTAACAGTAAGATTGCTAACCAAACAAATACATCCATCATACTAACACCTCATCTCTAGACAAACATTGACCGTAGTCATTTTTGTTACCCTTAGTATAGATACCATTCCAGTCACTTACAATAGCTTGAGCTAAACGAAAAGAAAACGATTCATATTTCCTATTTTGTATAAATTAGAATATGGAAATTCTAACTATATTGAAATATGGACAATCTAAAGTTGATATATCGCATAAATGCGACCTTAGAAGTGGTTAAAAACTACTGAATTCGTAATAATAGTGTTTGTTATCTAGTATTCTTTCTTTTTTTGGATAAATATGAAGAAAAAGCTACACTACTATTTACTTATTTTGTATAATTAACCTATCCTATCAAAAGAAGGTTATTCAATGAAACTCCTTGACCCGTTTATTACCCCATCCATTCCTATTGAAAAACAAAAATTATTATTGAACCAACTTTTTAAAGAAAATATAACTCGATGTAAGTTATTTGCTAAAATTGTGATTTTGTTTGAAACCGTCCTCATTGTAATGAATGTGGCTATGAATTATGCAGAGCAAAAACGATTCGTTGCAGACGATCCCTATTTGTGGATGTATATTTTTTTATGTAGCATGGCTATCTTATTATTGTTGTATATTAAATTATTTAATAAAACGAAAGATTCTTCTCAAACCATTAAGACCCGATATCGCTTCGGTTTATTAGGTTTTGTTATGGTTTTTTTGCTATGGGGAGTGGCGGTCTCATTACTAGACCAAAAAAACTATGGGCATGTGATGGTTCTAGCTATTAATTTGATGTGTGTATCGATTTTGTTTCGGGCTTCAAATAAATCAATTTTAACATTATATAGTGTTCCTCTCCTTATTTTTATGGTTGCGTTACCTTATTTTCAACCTTCTCCCACTGTTGTGACGGGTCATTATATTAATTTAGCTGTTTTTGTCTTCTTTTGTTGGATTGCTTCTCGAATGTTATATACAAGTTATACAACTAACTTTTATAATCAGTTACTATTAAAGGAATCTAATGAAAGATTAGCGATAAAAATTAAAGAAAACGAAAAAATGAATCAAATGCTTGAGGAAGCAAATAAGCAGTTACAACGAATTACAGTCTTAGATGAACTCACGAAAATTCCTAATCGTCGAGGGTTTCAACAATATATAAAGGATGCGTTACAAACTCAAGAGCGAAAAGTGGCGATACTCATGATTGATATTGATGAGTTTAAACCATTTAATGATAATTATGGGCATCTTGAAGGAGATTACATTCTTGAAACGGTGGCACAAAAAATTAATGAATACATTGACTTGGAAACAATCTATGTTGCGAGATTTGGTGGCGAAGAATTCATTGTCACTATACTTGATGCTTCAGAAACTGAAGTGGAGAGATTTGCTGAGGAAATTAGAAGAGCAATATGTGAGTTGGAAATCCCACATTACTACTCTTCAGTTTCTAGTTATTTGACGATTAGCATAGGATTTGCTGATGGTATAGCGTCAACCGAAGAAGATATCGAGCGAATACTCCAAGAAGCAGATAATGCCCTCTACAAGGCAAAGGAATATGGTCGAAACCAAGTGGTAAAAGGTTTACGTTATAGTGAGATGGTGTAAGTTTTATATCAGAGCAACTACAAGCTAGTGTGGCAGATACGCTCATTGCGTAGAGGATGGGACAAAAAGGAAAACACACCTTTTGTTCCATCCTCTTGTTTTTTGACTAAAGACTTAAGAAAGAGTAAGTGCGGTATGTGATGCTTGTAGGTCGACTTTTAGCTGTTCACTTATATTATTTGGATGGTAATAGCTTTTTTTCATCATATATTGACTTATATTTTCGTGAATTTCAATCGAATCGTTCAACTGTTGACGTAAAGCTTCCCTTACCTCTGGAGTGGCAGCATCGGTTAAAGCAAAGGAAAGATTTCTGACAGCAGATTTAGCAGAAATGAGAAAGTCTGTAGCGATAACTTGGTCTGTCATGCCTTTCATCCCAGCTATGTTTTGTAGAATATGGGCCATCTTAATTTCCCTCCGTCTGTAAAAATCCTTGTAGTTGTTCTATGTGTTGTTTTCCAATAGAAACATCCATTGAAAGGATCTCTTTTAACTCTTCGCATTGAACTAAACCGCTCATCGTAGTAGATTTCGTCAAGCAAATATTTTTAAATGACAGTAATTCATGTAATTCTAATGTTTCGTGTAAGGCTAATGTTTTCTTCATAACTTCACTCCTAGAATAAAATCTCTGCTTGTTTATGGTACGTCATTATAGTTTTATTATTCTTTGTAACCCACGACATTCCTGAATTTCTTAACGTAAGAAAGTAATTGGATAAACAAACTCTTTTAGT is a window from the Bacillus alkalicellulosilyticus genome containing:
- a CDS encoding GGDEF domain-containing protein, yielding MKLLDPFITPSIPIEKQKLLLNQLFKENITRCKLFAKIVILFETVLIVMNVAMNYAEQKRFVADDPYLWMYIFLCSMAILLLLYIKLFNKTKDSSQTIKTRYRFGLLGFVMVFLLWGVAVSLLDQKNYGHVMVLAINLMCVSILFRASNKSILTLYSVPLLIFMVALPYFQPSPTVVTGHYINLAVFVFFCWIASRMLYTSYTTNFYNQLLLKESNERLAIKIKENEKMNQMLEEANKQLQRITVLDELTKIPNRRGFQQYIKDALQTQERKVAILMIDIDEFKPFNDNYGHLEGDYILETVAQKINEYIDLETIYVARFGGEEFIVTILDASETEVERFAEEIRRAICELEIPHYYSSVSSYLTISIGFADGIASTEEDIERILQEADNALYKAKEYGRNQVVKGLRYSEMV
- a CDS encoding spore coat protein: MAHILQNIAGMKGMTDQVIATDFLISAKSAVRNLSFALTDAATPEVREALRQQLNDSIEIHENISQYMMKKSYYHPNNISEQLKVDLQASHTALTLS
- the sda gene encoding sporulation histidine kinase inhibitor Sda, with amino-acid sequence MRRLSDSQLIKAYLLACHGKLDEDFITLLKNEIDRRQLVT
- a CDS encoding DUF3995 domain-containing protein, producing the protein MMDVFVWLAILLLVLLSGIHVYWTFGGTWGVNGAVPRKVNSDAPAFVPRKAETIVVALLLLAGAGLLFVQANYTSVMAQNALTQRGSIIVGIVFILRTIGDFKYMGLFKKVKGSTFATNDTLIYNPLCLFLGIIFILV
- a CDS encoding sugar-binding protein, yielding MKTNYFISTIFLMIILLSLLLTYHFFQQTLYFDEPVISSQHHDETKLHFVLIVQELDSHYLQTLYKGAEAASEKHNATIEYWGTKQTNIEDHIKLLEMAIASKVDGILTQGLSHEFEAVIDKATEKGIPVILVDSDYEDNHHIPYVGTNNYQAGYDIGLLVLEEATGPTKVGIITGSLLANNLNERIQGFQDAIAMDSRVEVVSTKSSNLNKIQGTEQTFQMLKQHPDLSVIFGTSAVDSIGISDGIEKANHSSSILVYAFDDLDETISLIRKGKIHATLKQEPYDMGYTGVQLLISLLKKKDINKNFYTTTTILKKEDVDHASQN